Proteins found in one Amycolatopsis aidingensis genomic segment:
- a CDS encoding type I polyketide synthase: MAAHPARDGTDLARRLVRGGVRLLTEPVGLPEDEAPHRAGVSSFGISGTNAHVILEQAPAPEPARQVTPETELPALPLLLSAHTAGGLREQARRLATLLTGAQRPRPVDLAWSLLGTRARLGRRAAVLGGPEQLVAGLTALAEGRQAEGVRLGTEVTGRTAFVFPGQGAQRAGMGRALYDTFPEFAAAFDTLCAHLDPLLERPLREVAFAAAGTPEAELLDRTDFTQPALFAFEVALFRLLESWGLTPEHLLGHSIGELAAAQVAGMWSVPDACLLVAARGRLMRELGGSGAMLAVRAGEDELPELLAGREDRLCLAAVNGPSTLVLSGSAAAVAELAADCAAKGRRTRKLPVAQAYHSSRMEPMLAEFRAVTQRVTFHQPRLGLVSAVTGEAGTGEMGEPEYWVRQVRETVRFAAGVRALAASGVTRFAELGPDSSAAAMVADCLAEQPEPGAVVAARPGDRPEVESVLGIAAQLHLHGAGVDWDRVFAGTGAGVIDLPTYPFQRERYWPQPPAHTGGTAGLELEPVEHPWLTVRPELAEGAGQVLAGRLSPAEHPWLADHVLHGTTVLPGTGLIELAAAAARACGASRVDNLAMVAPLVLPEDGAVRVQVAIGAETGGPRSVAVYGRAEDGGSWTLHATGAVATGTGAPPGPGFAALRDWPVPGAEDVPMTGFYQRFADQGVDYGPALRTTVRLWRRGDRGYGLVRLPDGMPGDGFGLHPALLDGALNVMRACQDGGQDAPLAQVPVECTGMELYATGGTELRVLVEARPHPDGRTLAVWLADAVGEPVGRISALELRSASAAQLSAAAGTGRGELYQVLPRPVRPATGPVRRPGTVVLGGAGRVAEALGCPAAATVAELAAEGAAPGRIVVDATEPAAEPESVAVETLSTLQLLLRRPEPAELVWVTAAGTGPELSGAPVRGLLRAARAEHPEQVLRLVEWDGGAEHLAAALELAGEPDLLVHGPELQAPRLARAERSAADGPPSLDPEGTALITGGTGELGRVVAHHLLATHGIRRLLLTSRRGEDAPGARELAAELTAAGATSVRVLACDVANRDQVATVLSEVDDKYPLTAVLHLAGVLDDGLLLDHDPDRLRRVFAPKVAGARHLDELTRDRPPAAFVLFSSAAGTIGTAGQGGYAAANAVLDAIATSRRAAGLPATSLAWGLWQQSGEGMTAGLGQAGIARLRRRGISPLPVRDGLRLLDRALRNPAPHLVPIAIDLRAVRREAGQGAAVPAVLYDLLGGPPPTGTAGGTRPVPLRERLLGLPRRQRLGELTTMVLRESALVLGLADPADLDPRQPLAERGLDSLMAVELRRRLAEAAGVPLPATLIFDHPAPRGIAGLLLSTMDPGMDPGEAGTAPARTGSAAPPAAEPVAIVGMGCRYPGGIGSPDDLWDLVAGAVDTAGEFPGDRGWDLAALFHPDPDRAGTSHTRFGGFLADAAGFDAGFFGMSPREAVATDAQQRLLLEVSWEALERAGIDPHVLRGSPTGVFAGVMYSDYATLLGAEFEGYQSTGSAPSVASGRVAYALGLEGPAVTVDTACSSSLVALHWAAQALRSGECSLALAGGVTVMATPSTFVDFSRQGGLAPDGRCKAYSDAADGTGWSEGVGMLVLERLSDAERNGHRILAVVRGSAVNSDGASNGLTAPNGPSQQRVIRQALGSAGLSTSEVDVVEGHGTGTPLGDPIEVQAVLATYGQDRETPLLLGSVKSNLGHTQAAAGVAGVIKMVQAMRHGQLPRTLHADAPSSQVDWTAGKVELLAQPAGWPETDHPRRAGVSSFGVSGTNAHVILEQPPATEPAPVEPDVPAVVPWVLSARTEPALRDLAGRLAGFLDTHPAREADVGFALATSRAGLPCRAVLLGADQAELRAGLHALAEDAPSPALVRATAARTGGLVFVFPGQGAQWTGMARDLLATSPVFAEAMAGCARALAPHLDLSPIDALADAEALARVEVVQPTLWAVLVSLAAVWRELGIRPDAVVGHSQGEVAAAVVAGGLSIEDGALVVARRSRAIAHALAGSGGMASVALPVEEVEDLLRRFGGRLSVAAVNGPAAVVVSGAVDALRELAGRCAADGVRARILKVDYASHSAQVEVLEEVLAETLAPIRPRTGEVPFYSTVTGAELDTATLDARYWYRNLRQQVRFQEATMALAEAGHGTFVEVSPHPVLAAELEDTLDGAVEHPVVTGTLRREDGGIRRLLASLGHLWGHGVEVDWTRLLPGADLVELPTYPFQHERYWPRARAGTGDAAGLGLAAAGHPVLGGAVELAGQEGLLLTGRLSLETHPWLADHRVRDQVLFPGAGLVELAVRAGDETGCGSLADLTLTAPLALPERGGVRIQVQVEEPAEDGNRAVTIHSRPDEPAEAGWTRHASGTLAPGVPEVDTTFAESWPPRGATEIDLTGCYQRAAERGYGYGPAFRGLTRAWSRDGEVLAEVVLPDEVPGAEGFGLHPALLDAALHPVLVAGFDLPPGALPFSWHEVCLHAVDAGLLRVRLTAGADGTIAMVAADTGGGPVVSVGTLVLRAGAAERATGPGPAADSLYTVDWNPVPLPRNVPEGPVGVLGTGLGVPGEVRFAGIGELAGGDEIPELVLLPVSGTGADPVTAAHETAEQVLGTLRGWLGQDRCTGSRLVLLTRGARAGADLAAATTWGLLRTAISEHPGRFGLLDLETEQDLPAALPHLLAGEEPQLAVREGVVCAPRLAADRTELAAPPGAADWRLDVHTPGSVDGLGLVPCPAADQELSGRQVRMAVSAAGLNFRDLLSTLGFQEVLAALARYESGAGLMGVEAAGVVVETGPEVTGLRTGDRVMGVVAGGFGPMAVVDERRLIAIPAGWSEVTAAGVPAAFLTALYGLVDVSGLRRGERVLIHAGAGGVGMAAIQLAHWLGAEVFATAGEAKWQVLRDLGVARDHIASSRTLDFERAFREVTGGAGMDVVLNSLAGEFVDASLRLLAPGGRFTEMGKNDIRPAGDHPEIGYRAFDLDEAGTERMGEMLTELVALFDRGVLHPLPTLGWDIRRAQDAFRFMSQAKHIGKIVLTVPPRWDRDRAVLITGGTGGLGSELARHLAGHGFRKLVLAGRRGPDAAGAAELEAELAAAGCRARIVACDLADQDAAHELVTEIAEREGLTAVVHAAGVLDDGVLETLTAEQLHTVLRPKVDAAWHLHQATRGLDLAGFVLFSSATGVLGTTGQANYAAANTFLDALCAHRRAAGLPGVSLAWGAWRPATGMTGDMSDVDRARLRRSGLPSLSVPEGLALFDAAATTDTALAVPLRVDRTALGERADLPAILRDLAPAPWRRAAARSAGPALDLAERLRGLPAAERRAELSEVVRGQVAVVLGFSGAAAIEENRTFAELGFDSLTAVELRNKLGAALRHKLPATLVFDYPTTTTLVDYLLGTVVGEQEPGIGSAAEMVDRLETALAAPAEENGESEELLARLERIVSRLRRTAEQGADRAGPSEEDINSAPVDRLFDLIDENFASAQD, translated from the coding sequence ATGGCCGCGCACCCTGCACGCGACGGAACCGACCTCGCACGTCGACTGGTCCGGGGCGGCGTGCGGCTGCTGACCGAGCCGGTCGGGCTGCCCGAGGACGAGGCGCCGCACCGGGCCGGGGTGTCCTCCTTCGGGATCAGCGGGACGAACGCGCACGTCATCCTCGAACAGGCACCCGCGCCGGAACCCGCCCGGCAGGTCACGCCGGAGACCGAGCTTCCCGCGCTGCCGCTGCTGTTGTCCGCGCACACCGCCGGGGGACTGCGCGAGCAGGCACGCCGCCTCGCCACCCTGCTGACCGGCGCGCAGCGGCCCCGCCCGGTCGACCTCGCCTGGTCCCTGCTCGGCACCAGGGCCCGGCTCGGGCGGCGGGCGGCCGTGCTCGGCGGCCCGGAGCAGCTGGTGGCCGGGCTGACCGCACTCGCCGAGGGCAGGCAGGCGGAAGGCGTACGGCTCGGCACCGAGGTCACCGGGCGGACCGCGTTCGTGTTCCCAGGGCAGGGCGCCCAGCGGGCCGGGATGGGGCGGGCCCTTTACGACACCTTCCCGGAGTTCGCCGCCGCCTTCGACACCCTGTGCGCGCACCTGGACCCGTTGCTGGAACGCCCGCTGCGGGAGGTCGCCTTCGCCGCTGCCGGGACACCGGAGGCGGAACTACTGGACCGCACCGACTTCACCCAGCCCGCCCTGTTCGCCTTCGAGGTGGCCCTGTTCCGGCTGCTGGAGTCCTGGGGCCTCACCCCGGAGCACCTGCTCGGCCACTCGATCGGGGAGCTGGCCGCCGCCCAGGTGGCCGGCATGTGGTCGGTACCGGACGCCTGCCTGCTGGTGGCCGCGCGCGGGCGGCTGATGCGCGAGCTCGGCGGCAGCGGCGCGATGCTGGCCGTGCGCGCAGGCGAGGACGAACTGCCGGAGCTGCTGGCCGGGCGGGAGGACCGGCTGTGCCTTGCTGCGGTGAACGGGCCGTCCACCCTGGTGCTGTCCGGATCCGCGGCCGCGGTGGCGGAGCTCGCCGCGGACTGCGCAGCCAAGGGCCGCAGGACCAGGAAGCTCCCGGTGGCGCAGGCCTACCACTCCAGCCGGATGGAGCCGATGCTGGCCGAGTTCCGCGCGGTGACGCAGCGGGTCACCTTCCACCAGCCGCGGCTGGGCCTGGTGTCCGCGGTGACCGGTGAGGCCGGGACCGGCGAGATGGGCGAGCCGGAGTACTGGGTGCGGCAGGTGCGGGAGACGGTCCGGTTCGCCGCGGGAGTCCGCGCGCTGGCCGCCTCCGGCGTGACCAGGTTCGCCGAACTGGGCCCGGACTCCTCCGCCGCGGCCATGGTCGCCGACTGCCTTGCCGAGCAGCCGGAGCCCGGAGCCGTGGTCGCCGCCCGGCCCGGGGACCGGCCGGAGGTGGAGTCGGTGCTCGGCATCGCGGCCCAGCTGCATCTGCACGGCGCCGGAGTGGACTGGGACCGGGTCTTCGCAGGCACCGGCGCTGGCGTCATCGACCTGCCCACCTACCCCTTCCAGCGCGAGCGGTACTGGCCACAGCCGCCCGCGCACACCGGGGGTACCGCCGGGCTGGAGCTGGAGCCGGTCGAGCACCCCTGGCTCACCGTGCGGCCCGAGCTCGCCGAGGGCGCAGGGCAGGTGCTGGCCGGGCGCCTTTCGCCTGCCGAACATCCGTGGCTGGCCGACCATGTGCTGCACGGCACCACGGTGCTGCCCGGCACCGGGCTGATCGAGCTGGCCGCGGCCGCCGCCCGCGCCTGCGGTGCGTCCAGGGTGGACAACCTGGCCATGGTGGCGCCGCTGGTGCTGCCGGAGGACGGCGCGGTGCGCGTGCAGGTCGCCATCGGCGCGGAGACCGGCGGGCCGCGTTCGGTCGCGGTGTACGGCCGCGCCGAGGACGGCGGCAGCTGGACCCTGCACGCCACCGGTGCGGTGGCCACCGGCACCGGCGCGCCGCCCGGCCCCGGGTTCGCCGCACTGCGCGACTGGCCGGTGCCCGGCGCCGAGGACGTCCCGATGACCGGCTTCTACCAGCGGTTCGCCGACCAGGGCGTCGACTACGGGCCCGCGCTGCGCACCACTGTCCGGCTGTGGCGCCGTGGCGACCGCGGCTACGGCCTGGTGCGGCTGCCGGATGGCATGCCCGGCGACGGTTTCGGCCTGCACCCGGCACTGCTGGACGGGGCGCTGAACGTGATGCGGGCCTGCCAGGATGGCGGCCAGGACGCCCCGCTGGCCCAGGTGCCGGTGGAGTGCACCGGGATGGAGCTGTACGCCACCGGTGGCACCGAGCTGCGCGTCCTGGTCGAGGCACGGCCGCATCCCGACGGCAGGACCCTCGCGGTGTGGCTGGCCGACGCCGTGGGCGAGCCGGTGGGGCGGATCTCCGCCCTCGAGCTCAGATCGGCCAGCGCGGCCCAGCTGAGCGCGGCCGCGGGCACCGGCCGGGGAGAGCTGTACCAGGTGCTGCCGCGCCCGGTGCGGCCCGCAACCGGGCCGGTCCGGCGGCCCGGCACCGTGGTGCTCGGCGGTGCCGGGCGAGTCGCCGAGGCACTCGGCTGCCCGGCCGCGGCCACCGTGGCCGAGCTGGCCGCGGAAGGCGCGGCACCCGGCCGGATCGTGGTGGACGCGACCGAGCCCGCCGCGGAGCCGGAGTCGGTGGCCGTGGAGACCCTGTCCACCCTGCAACTCCTGCTCCGGCGGCCGGAACCGGCCGAGCTGGTCTGGGTGACCGCGGCCGGAACCGGCCCCGAGCTGAGCGGCGCGCCGGTGCGCGGGCTGCTGCGCGCGGCGCGGGCCGAGCACCCCGAGCAGGTGCTGCGGCTGGTCGAATGGGACGGCGGCGCCGAACACCTCGCGGCCGCGCTGGAGCTGGCCGGTGAGCCGGACCTGCTGGTACACGGGCCGGAGCTGCAGGCACCCCGGCTGGCAAGGGCCGAGCGGAGCGCGGCGGACGGACCACCCTCGCTGGATCCCGAAGGCACCGCGCTGATCACCGGCGGAACCGGCGAACTGGGCCGCGTCGTGGCGCACCACCTGCTGGCCACGCACGGGATCCGCAGGCTGCTGCTCACCTCCCGCCGTGGCGAGGATGCGCCCGGAGCCCGCGAACTGGCCGCGGAGCTGACCGCCGCGGGCGCGACGAGCGTGCGGGTACTGGCCTGCGACGTTGCCAACCGCGACCAGGTGGCGACCGTTCTGTCCGAAGTGGACGACAAGTATCCGCTCACCGCCGTGCTGCACCTCGCCGGGGTACTGGACGACGGCCTGCTGCTCGACCACGACCCGGACCGCCTGCGCCGGGTGTTCGCGCCCAAGGTCGCCGGCGCCCGGCACCTCGACGAGCTCACCAGGGACCGCCCGCCAGCGGCCTTCGTGCTCTTCTCCTCCGCGGCGGGCACCATCGGCACCGCGGGTCAGGGCGGTTACGCCGCGGCCAACGCGGTACTGGACGCGATCGCCACCAGCAGGCGGGCCGCAGGCCTGCCTGCCACCAGCCTGGCCTGGGGGCTGTGGCAACAGTCCGGCGAGGGCATGACCGCGGGCCTCGGCCAGGCCGGAATCGCCAGGCTCCGGCGACGCGGCATCAGCCCATTGCCGGTGCGCGACGGGCTGCGGCTGCTGGACCGCGCGCTGCGCAATCCCGCGCCCCACCTGGTGCCGATCGCCATCGACCTGCGGGCCGTGCGGCGGGAGGCCGGGCAGGGCGCCGCCGTGCCCGCCGTGCTGTACGACCTCCTCGGCGGACCGCCGCCCACCGGCACCGCGGGCGGAACCCGGCCGGTGCCGCTGCGGGAGCGGCTGCTCGGTCTCCCGCGGCGGCAGCGCCTCGGCGAGCTCACCACGATGGTGCTGCGCGAGTCGGCCCTGGTGCTGGGGCTGGCGGACCCCGCCGACCTGGACCCCCGGCAGCCACTGGCCGAACGCGGCCTCGACTCGCTGATGGCCGTGGAACTGCGCCGCAGGCTGGCCGAGGCCGCCGGGGTTCCGCTGCCGGCGACCCTCATCTTCGACCACCCCGCACCGCGGGGCATCGCCGGACTCCTGCTGTCCACTATGGATCCCGGAATGGATCCCGGCGAGGCGGGAACCGCGCCCGCGCGGACCGGGAGCGCGGCCCCGCCCGCGGCGGAACCGGTCGCCATCGTCGGTATGGGCTGCCGCTACCCCGGCGGGATCGGCTCCCCGGATGACCTGTGGGACCTGGTGGCAGGGGCAGTGGACACGGCGGGGGAGTTCCCCGGTGACCGCGGCTGGGACCTGGCGGCGCTGTTCCACCCCGACCCGGACCGGGCCGGCACCTCGCATACCCGCTTCGGTGGTTTCCTCGCCGACGCGGCCGGTTTCGATGCCGGGTTTTTCGGGATGTCGCCGCGGGAGGCGGTGGCTACGGATGCGCAGCAGCGGTTGTTGCTGGAGGTGTCCTGGGAGGCGTTGGAGCGGGCGGGGATTGATCCGCATGTGCTGCGGGGTTCGCCGACGGGGGTGTTCGCGGGGGTGATGTACAGCGACTACGCCACCCTGCTCGGCGCGGAGTTCGAGGGCTATCAGAGTACGGGAAGCGCGCCCAGCGTGGCTTCGGGCAGGGTGGCTTATGCGCTGGGGTTGGAGGGGCCCGCGGTGACGGTGGATACGGCGTGTTCGTCCTCGTTGGTGGCGTTGCACTGGGCGGCGCAGGCGTTGCGTTCGGGGGAGTGTTCGCTGGCGCTGGCGGGTGGGGTGACCGTGATGGCGACTCCGAGTACCTTTGTGGACTTTTCCCGCCAGGGTGGGTTGGCCCCGGATGGGCGGTGCAAGGCGTACTCGGATGCGGCGGATGGCACCGGCTGGTCCGAGGGGGTCGGGATGCTGGTGCTGGAGCGGTTGTCCGATGCGGAGCGCAACGGGCACCGGATCTTGGCCGTGGTGCGGGGCAGCGCGGTGAACTCCGATGGCGCATCCAACGGGTTGACGGCGCCGAACGGGCCCTCCCAGCAACGGGTGATCCGGCAGGCCCTCGGCTCCGCGGGACTATCCACATCGGAGGTCGATGTGGTGGAGGGGCACGGGACCGGCACCCCGCTCGGGGATCCGATCGAGGTGCAGGCGGTGCTGGCCACCTATGGCCAGGATCGGGAGACCCCGCTGTTGTTGGGTTCGGTGAAGTCGAATCTTGGGCATACTCAGGCCGCGGCCGGGGTGGCTGGTGTGATCAAGATGGTGCAGGCTATGCGGCACGGCCAGCTCCCGCGCACCCTGCATGCCGATGCGCCCTCGTCCCAGGTGGACTGGACTGCCGGGAAGGTGGAACTGCTGGCGCAGCCCGCCGGCTGGCCGGAGACCGATCACCCCCGGCGTGCCGGGGTGTCCTCCTTCGGCGTCAGCGGCACCAACGCCCACGTCATCCTGGAACAGCCGCCCGCAACCGAACCCGCCCCCGTGGAACCGGACGTCCCTGCCGTCGTGCCCTGGGTGCTGTCGGCGCGCACCGAGCCCGCGCTGCGCGACCTCGCCGGGCGGCTGGCCGGATTCCTGGACACCCATCCAGCCAGGGAAGCCGATGTCGGGTTCGCACTGGCCACCAGCCGGGCCGGGCTGCCCTGCCGGGCCGTGCTGCTCGGCGCCGACCAGGCCGAGCTGCGGGCGGGACTACATGCGCTCGCCGAGGACGCGCCCTCCCCGGCGCTGGTGCGCGCCACGGCAGCCCGCACCGGCGGGTTGGTCTTCGTGTTCCCCGGCCAGGGTGCGCAATGGACCGGCATGGCCCGCGACCTGCTGGCCACCTCACCGGTGTTCGCCGAGGCGATGGCCGGGTGCGCACGGGCCCTCGCGCCGCACCTTGACCTCTCGCCGATCGACGCGCTGGCCGACGCGGAGGCACTGGCCAGGGTGGAGGTGGTGCAACCGACGCTGTGGGCGGTGCTGGTGTCCCTGGCCGCGGTCTGGCGTGAGCTGGGCATCCGGCCGGACGCGGTGGTCGGCCATTCCCAGGGCGAAGTCGCCGCAGCCGTGGTCGCGGGCGGCCTCTCCATCGAGGACGGCGCACTCGTGGTGGCGCGGCGCAGCCGGGCGATCGCGCACGCGCTGGCAGGCAGCGGCGGGATGGCCTCGGTGGCACTGCCGGTCGAGGAGGTCGAGGACCTGCTGCGCCGGTTCGGCGGAAGGCTGTCCGTCGCCGCGGTCAACGGGCCCGCCGCCGTGGTGGTGTCCGGCGCCGTGGACGCCCTGCGGGAACTGGCGGGCCGCTGCGCCGCGGACGGGGTCAGGGCACGCATCCTGAAGGTGGACTACGCCTCACATTCGGCGCAGGTCGAGGTGCTGGAGGAGGTACTGGCCGAGACACTCGCGCCGATCCGGCCGCGGACGGGAGAGGTGCCCTTCTACTCCACCGTCACCGGCGCGGAACTGGACACCGCCACGCTGGACGCCCGCTACTGGTACCGCAACCTGCGGCAACAGGTGCGTTTCCAGGAAGCCACCATGGCACTGGCGGAGGCCGGTCACGGCACCTTCGTGGAGGTCAGCCCGCACCCGGTGCTGGCGGCCGAACTGGAGGACACCCTGGACGGCGCCGTCGAGCATCCCGTGGTCACCGGCACCCTGCGCCGCGAAGACGGCGGCATCCGCCGCCTGCTCGCCTCGCTGGGCCACCTGTGGGGGCACGGGGTCGAGGTGGACTGGACCCGGCTGCTGCCCGGCGCCGACCTGGTGGAGCTGCCGACCTACCCGTTCCAGCACGAGCGGTACTGGCCGCGGGCACGAGCCGGGACAGGGGACGCGGCCGGTCTCGGGCTCGCCGCCGCGGGTCACCCCGTGCTGGGCGGGGCGGTCGAACTCGCCGGGCAGGAAGGCCTGCTGCTGACCGGCCGCCTTTCCCTGGAGACACATCCCTGGCTTGCCGACCACCGGGTGCGGGACCAGGTGCTGTTCCCCGGAGCCGGACTCGTCGAACTGGCCGTACGGGCGGGTGACGAGACCGGCTGCGGCAGCCTGGCCGACCTGACCCTCACCGCCCCGCTCGCGCTGCCCGAGCGCGGCGGGGTCCGGATCCAGGTCCAGGTCGAGGAACCCGCCGAGGACGGCAACCGCGCCGTCACCATCCACTCCCGGCCGGACGAACCGGCGGAGGCTGGCTGGACCCGGCACGCCTCCGGCACCCTCGCCCCCGGTGTCCCGGAGGTGGACACCACCTTCGCGGAGTCCTGGCCGCCGCGGGGCGCCACCGAGATCGACCTGACCGGCTGCTACCAGCGGGCCGCCGAACGGGGCTACGGCTACGGGCCGGCCTTCCGCGGACTCACCAGAGCCTGGAGCCGCGACGGCGAGGTGCTCGCCGAGGTCGTCCTCCCGGATGAGGTACCCGGGGCCGAAGGGTTCGGCCTGCACCCCGCGCTGCTGGACGCGGCCCTGCACCCGGTGCTGGTCGCCGGGTTCGACCTGCCGCCGGGCGCGCTGCCGTTCTCCTGGCATGAGGTGTGCCTGCACGCCGTGGACGCCGGCCTGCTGCGGGTGCGGCTGACCGCCGGAGCGGACGGCACGATCGCCATGGTGGCCGCCGACACCGGGGGCGGGCCGGTGGTCTCTGTCGGCACGCTGGTGCTGCGCGCGGGCGCCGCCGAGCGGGCCACCGGCCCCGGCCCGGCCGCGGACTCGCTGTACACGGTGGACTGGAACCCGGTGCCCCTGCCCCGGAACGTGCCGGAAGGGCCGGTCGGCGTACTCGGCACCGGCCTCGGCGTGCCGGGCGAGGTGCGGTTCGCCGGGATCGGCGAGCTGGCCGGAGGGGACGAGATCCCCGAGCTGGTCCTGCTGCCGGTGTCCGGCACCGGCGCCGACCCGGTCACCGCCGCGCACGAGACGGCCGAACAGGTCCTCGGCACCCTGCGCGGCTGGCTGGGCCAGGACCGCTGCACCGGCTCCCGGCTGGTGCTCCTCACCCGTGGCGCCCGCGCAGGCGCGGACCTCGCCGCCGCCACCACATGGGGCCTGCTGCGCACCGCGATCTCCGAACACCCCGGCCGGTTCGGCCTGCTCGATCTGGAAACCGAGCAGGACCTGCCTGCGGCCCTGCCGCACCTGCTCGCCGGAGAGGAGCCGCAGCTGGCCGTGCGGGAGGGGGTGGTGTGCGCGCCACGGCTGGCCGCCGACCGGACCGAGCTGGCGGCCCCGCCGGGCGCGGCGGACTGGCGGCTGGACGTGCACACCCCCGGCAGCGTGGACGGCCTCGGGCTGGTGCCATGCCCGGCCGCGGACCAGGAGCTGTCCGGCAGGCAGGTCCGGATGGCGGTCTCGGCCGCCGGGTTGAACTTCCGCGACCTGCTGTCCACCCTCGGCTTCCAGGAGGTGCTCGCCGCGCTGGCCCGGTACGAGTCCGGCGCCGGGCTGATGGGGGTCGAGGCCGCCGGGGTCGTGGTCGAGACCGGGCCCGAGGTCACCGGCCTGCGGACCGGGGACCGGGTGATGGGGGTGGTCGCGGGCGGCTTCGGCCCGATGGCCGTGGTGGACGAGCGCAGGCTGATCGCCATCCCCGCCGGCTGGTCCGAGGTGACCGCCGCCGGGGTCCCCGCCGCCTTTCTCACCGCGCTGTACGGGCTGGTCGACGTCTCCGGCCTGCGCCGGGGCGAGCGGGTGCTGATCCACGCCGGGGCGGGCGGGGTCGGCATGGCCGCGATCCAGCTCGCGCACTGGCTGGGCGCCGAGGTGTTCGCCACGGCGGGCGAGGCCAAATGGCAGGTGCTGCGCGACCTCGGCGTCGCGCGGGACCATATCGCCTCCTCCCGCACCCTGGACTTCGAGCGGGCCTTCCGCGAGGTCACCGGCGGGGCGGGGATGGACGTGGTGCTGAACTCGCTCGCAGGCGAGTTCGTGGACGCCTCGCTGCGGCTGCTCGCCCCCGGCGGGCGGTTCACCGAGATGGGCAAGAACGACATCCGCCCGGCCGGGGACCACCCGGAGATCGGTTACCGGGCCTTCGACCTCGACGAGGCCGGGACCGAACGGATGGGCGAGATGCTCACCGAGCTGGTGGCCCTGTTCGATCGCGGGGTGCTGCATCCGCTGCCCACCCTGGGGTGGGACATCCGGCGCGCGCAGGACGCCTTCCGGTTCATGAGCCAGGCCAAGCACATCGGCAAGATCGTGCTCACCGTCCCGCCCCGCTGGGACCGCGACCGGGCGGTGCTGATCACCGGCGGCACCGGCGGGCTGGGCAGCGAGCTCGCCAGGCATCTTGCCGGGCACGGCTTCCGCAAACTGGTGCTGGCCGGTCGCCGCGGCCCGGACGCCGCAGGCGCCGCGGAACTGGAAGCCGAACTAGCCGCGGCCGGCTGCCGGGCCCGGATCGTGGCCTGCGACCTCGCGGACCAGGATGCCGCGCACGAGCTGGTCACCGAGATCGCCGAACGCGAAGGGCTGACCGCGGTGGTGCACGCCGCCGGGGTGCTCGACGACGGCGTGCTGGAGACCCTGACCGCGGAGCAGCTACACACCGTGCTGCGGCCCAAGGTGGACGCGGCCTGGCACCTGCACCAGGCGACCCGCGGGCTCGACCTCGCCGGGTTCGTGCTGTTCTCCTCCGCCACCGGGGTACTCGGCACCACCGGACAGGCCAACTACGCCGCCGCGAACACCTTCCTGGACGCGCTGTGCGCGCACCGCCGGGCCGCCGGGCTGCCCGGCGTCTCGCTGGCCTGGGGCGCCTGGCGGCCAGCCACCGGGATGACCGGCGACATGTCCGATGTGGACAGGGCGAGGCTGCGCCGCTCCGGCCTGCCATCCCTGTCCGTGCCGGAGGGCCTGGCGCTGTTCGACGCCGCGGCCACCACCGACACCGCGCTGGCCGTCCCGCTGCGGGTGGATCGCACGGCCCTCGGTGAGCGCGCGGACCTGCCCGCGATCCTGCGCGACCTGGCTCCCGCCCCCTGGCGCCGCGCGGCCGCCCGTTCGGCAGGGCCTGCCCTCGACCTTGCCGAGCGGCTGCGCGGCCTGCCCGCGGCCGAGCGCAGGGCGGAACTGAGCGAGGTCGTGCGCGGCCAGGTCGCCGTGGTGCTCGGATTCTCCGGCGCCGCGGCGATCGAGGAGAACCGGACCTTCGCCGAGCTCGGCTTCGACTCGCTGACCGCAGTGGAACTGCGGAACAAACTGGGTGCGGCGCTGCGCCACAAGCTGCCCGCGACCCTGGTGTTCGACTACCCGACCACCACCACGCTGGTCGACTACCTGCTCGGCACCGTGGTGGGCGAGCAGGAGCCGGGGATCGGCTCGGCGGCCGAGATGGTCGACCGGCTGGAGACCGCGCTGGCCGCCCCGGCGGAGGAGAACGGGGAGAGCGAGGAACTGCTGGCCCGGCTGGAACGGATCGTGTCCCGGCTGCGGCGCACCGCCGAGCAGGGCGCCGACCGGGCAGGCCCATCGGAGGAGGACATCAACTCCGCGCCGGTGGACCGGTTGTTCGACCTGATCGACGAGAACTTCGCCTCCGCGCAGGACTGA